taataattatgtaattctaGTAAActttaggtaatataatatgttgtaaattatcaataaaaaaaatatatgaaaaataataataattatgactttaactataataaaattttaggtaaatttatattgtaaacaatgtatgtataaaaaaaattattattattatttaatctaaaagcatgtagtatattatttgtttgaacaTGGGGTAGTATTATGACAACGGCTATTACATTTTAACCTAGATTTAAAGCAAGcgcatttttttgtttcacatTTGCCCCTTCAATTACAACTATGAAAACCCTGTCCTCCCGTTGTTAGAACCACTATTTCCCTTAGACTTAACTCTTTTTCTTTATTGACGTCTgacatgttaataaaattggatTTAGCTGGTTGAAGAGTTGAAGAATTGAACCATCCTTTAATTATCCCGTGTTTGGTTCCTAGACGATTTAGCTCATTTCTTTGTTCCGTAACTATGGCAATTATATTCGCAGTCTGATGGACCTCTATCCACCTTAGGAACTGGAACTATAACACAATCTTCAACTTGAAATAGAGTAACTTTAAGGTTGCTTATCTATAAACAATGGaactcatattattgtataatacttttaaataaaataatatttaatatgttttacctTCAACATTTTTTCCGCAGCATTTTGTAAGCCTTTTAATCCTTGTTGTCTCGATTGaatgatattttcattatttttgcataaatCACAAACAATAGCACTAGCAGAGTTGATTTCCACCATTACTTCATTGCCACAAAGACTACAACGTGAAGTGATCATTTTAATCGTGGAATGTGGATCGTCTGAGTATCCATTATACATTAGTAAATCCTCTTCAGTTGATATTTTTTGCAAAACTTCTGatgataattttgaagttgttaAACCTATTTTCGGGTCACTTTCAAATAAAGCTTTATATGGAGATCTATTAATTACTCGATGAtggaaacaatttttttgaaattgaacgAATTCTAAGCCAATGGaccatttttttgaattgttatcGACCATCCATGCTCTCAACATATTTTCGATATCTTGATTACTTCGTTCTACACTACCTTGACTTTGGGGATGTCTGGGTCGACCATGCACTATAACACAGTCATGCCACAGAGTTTTGAGCTCTGTAATTATAGCGTTGACAAATTCTCGACCGTTATCACTTTGTAAGATTTTTGGAGCCCCAAAAGTGAGGAATAATGAAAGTAAATTTCTTGCTACTTCAATTGCTCTTTTGGATTCCAGAGGTCGTAAGGATAAAAACTTTGTACTGTGgtcttgataatttaaaatccatCTAAATTTACCATCAGGATTTGATTGAAAATCCACTAAATCGACTTGCCCCCTTTCATTAAAATCTTCACTTATTATGGGTTTGATAACTAATTTACGGTTTACTGGTTTTTTACTGTTGCATGATAAACAAGTTGACAGGAAAGCTTCTATTGCTGGTCTTGGAATCgcgtatttattcattaaagcCAAGCGAAGCTTCACATTTCCCCCATGTCCTGTTCGGGTATgaaaatcttttaatttatcatacatttctTCATACGGTACGTAAtaccttaaaaataacaaataaaaatatataataaataaattcgaactttaaataattataagcataataattatagttattataataatttaattttactagcACAAAATTGCTATGCC
This genomic stretch from Aphis gossypii isolate Hap1 unplaced genomic scaffold, ASM2018417v2 Contig00496, whole genome shotgun sequence harbors:
- the LOC126554426 gene encoding KRAB-A domain-containing protein 2-like; the protein is MKYYVPYEEMYDKLKDFHTRTGHGGNVKLRLALMNKYAIPRPAIEAFLSTCLSCNSKKPVNRKLVIKPIISEDFNERGQVDLVDFQSNPDGKFRWILNYQDHSTKFLSLRPLESKRAIEVARNLLSLFLTFGAPKILQSDNGREFVNAIITELKTLWHDCVIVHGRPRHPQSQGSVERSNQDIENMLRAWMVDNNSKKWSIGLEFVQFQKNCFHHRVINRSPYKALFESDPKIGLTTSKLSSEVLQKISTEEDLLMYNGYSDDPHSTIKMITSRCSLCGNEVMVEINSASAIVCDLCKNNENIIQSRQQGLKGLQNAAEKMLKISNLKVTLFQVEDCVIVPVPKVDRGPSDCEYNCHSYGTKK